One Misgurnus anguillicaudatus chromosome 20, ASM2758022v2, whole genome shotgun sequence DNA segment encodes these proteins:
- the prrc2a gene encoding protein PRRC2A isoform X2 → MSERSGQTAKGKDGKSKYASLNLFDTYKGKSLEAQKPVVAPRHGLQSLGKVASARRMPPPANLPSLKAENKGNDPNVTLVPKDGTGWASKQEPADPKSTDVLSEAQPELQQPVVSQTSAPSAPRTPPAQEAPPPALAAGPKSWAQASVTHGVQGDGGKGSNQPSPFSREEFPTLQAAGDQDKAGKEQATADQWYGPGPSLRPQNVTSWRDGGGRALAPTLAGEGVAEGGAGGTMMMEGTGGGPPILQQNASSLGQPRTAPTSNPALPLPQPPIGPQFQAYRGIMPPFMYPPYLPFPPPYGPQGPYRYPPPNEAPRFSRSQGGVGPDGRPPVGPRGEVVKRPSILKQDDLKELDELDHDGDEGWAGAQEEIDYSAKLKFSDDEGEDDGEEERTENKNGAHESRELQRSKDGPALVSRSRASDSGGDSRHTPPSSADDGSVPPSSKPAWAEEGESSWGSQTNTGSYQDRPSNQPAISGPTLAPQKPSSAQAQQQTGTVPGGQTPPPSSALHPQQQGEDEDETWRQRRKQSSSEISAAVERARRRREEEERRMQEERRAACAEKLKRLDEKQQQHQIIKPNSPCDVPANSPSPSLSAPASSPNVSQPSSPCVDPEEPPLLSTQTGGATLGFNIHNRQRAGSNSSHDSITESQQTLQPQATQHQQTPDIPVPGDGKEEPVVVGPHIRNSRGADDSLKVESVGGTGRQGSGPPGQGFSKYQKSLPPRFQRQQQEQLLKQQQQWQQQHNQVAQNQLQPQNQQGPSPGITPQPGPKQPTLYPPGSMGRPPPLPMNFDPRWMMMSYMAPGLMQGRPPNMDYYPPTMHPSGMMSRERSDSGGSGSDPFDRQQHGPPHPHRGTPPMDPKLAWGPDVFPGGTEGRGLSSPLRQKAVEEEDVCKGQRSDTPPVRLREGGTTPIQPSSVAPSSPSGSSNQTPPPLGIQVGSQSASHHTHHQPFMGGRGGYGNYPDNGSRMGSHLQQRASSGGTLHGFGHQEGGQQSQIWGTPHPHYDRNGRTDHSALENNSHLQHHGPPAHPSHFSSHHHKQENGREREKAGEAKKSDPSPPLHPLSSSCSSSSSSSSAREDASGKQSQHNQTPPQYEHDTGSAHAPARKQDKMGNMHSQPPQQHHHPKTNSRSREHKTETQWGPRPGSSNVTGGTNHNRKTGSGMSGNIDEPTIQVAESKSSTQSGDGFTVKRAGPIKRPVLKDMKREGGEEAGEKTTGGSGKEKEQDVSQITTKQESGAQASSVPSGKDDAVGSNKPRTGGKERGNTGGTGKGSKNGENSAQSSGYSASQSKKDRERSSERGSTTYHASSSRGGRSSRGRGEFYGRGRGYRGAYNGNAGGGISRGKAGGRNSRDYRSVANSGYHHGTQEFKREASSGSGRHGHGGSQPNPGRARNRSETRSEGSEYEEVPKRRRQRGSETGSESAGSDLPHSDKEDRKSNTKTGTGVENPATGTSSSVPTRNSQTRVFTPRGVPSRRGRGGGGAGGGMHRSGGGSGASGAHRSGPGSSSSHGWSAKSASVRKQQTSSQPSPPKDSGRGANGEKKKAPDLNQFQSQTVNPSAPNPTVPTTVQQVSTENGNVGAPSNVPLNSTGSVAQTHAGRMEEDGRGFPNRGFERPPRRRRHGRSQHQQDKPPRFRRLKQERENAARINGGSGIIEVNAGHQQPAAPLQNSLQETNSAPSAPATAVANANHSVSASSNNNNNSGHTGGGNQHFNSHHHNHHHHYQGNSQSHPQHHHNHNPAGGAKSPDVSNQNSDQANEEWETASESSDFTEREGGGGKSYSSHHHHHHHHHPSGRGGGGGGGEREMTAKELATNKRSFSSQRPGMERQNRRVNTGGGGGRGPRGPPSGGGAMGGPGNAGANRGERRGNWPSPKNRK, encoded by the exons ATGTCAGAGCGCTCTGGGCAAACGGCAAAGGGGAAGGATGGCAAATCCAAGTATGCGTCTCTCAACCTGTTTGATACCTACAAAGGAAAGAGCCTTGAAGCACAGAAGCCTGTTG TTGCCCCTCGTCATGGCTTACAGTCTCTTGGTAAAGTTGCCTCTGCACGGCGCATGCCCCCCCCTGCCAACTTGCCTAGTTTGAAGGCGGAGAACAAAGGCAACGACCCCAACGTCACGCTCGTTCCCAAAGACGGCACAGGATGGGCAAGCAAGCAGGAACCAGCAGACCCAAAG AGTACCGATGTATTGTCAGAAGCGCAGCCGGAATTGCAGCAGCCTGTGGTCTCACAGACATCTGCACCGAGCGCGCCGAGAACACCCCCAGCTCAAGAG GCCCCACCTCCAGCTCTAGCCGCAGGGCCAAAGTCCTGGGCTCAGGCCAGTGTTACACATGGAGTACAAGGAGATG GTGGAAAGGGATCAAACCAACCATCGCCATTCTCTCGCGAGGAATTTCCCACCCTGCAGGCGGCTGGAGACCAGGACAAAGCTGGCAAAGAACAGGCCACTGCAGATCAGTGGTATGGGCCCGGACCAAGCCTCCGCCCCCAGA ACGTAACAAGTTGGCGGGATGGTGGGGGCCGGGCGTTGGCACCCACCCTGGCTGGGGAGGGAGTTGCAGAGGGTGGTGCTGGGGGAACCATGATGATGGAGGGTACTGGTGGGGGCCCTCCCATCCTTCAGCAGAATGCGTCCTCCCTTGGGCAGCCTAGGACCGCCCCAACCAGCAACCCCGCACTTCCCCTTCCTCAGCCACCCATTGGCCCTCAATTTCAGGCTTACAGAGGGATCATGCCTCCATTC ATGTATCCACCCTACTTGCCCTTCCCACCCCCTTATGGTCCACAGGGACCTTATAGGTACCCACCCCCAAATGAGGCCCCCAG GTTTTCTCGGTCACAGGGTGGAGTAGGACCAGATGGACGACCCCCTGTAGGACCTCGGGGTGAGGTGGTAAAACGCCCCTCCATCCTTAAGCAGGATGACCTGAAGGAGCTGGATGAGCTGGATCATGATGGAGATGAGGGCTGGGCTG GGGCACAGGAGGAAATTGATTACTCCGCCAAGTTGAAGTTCAGTGATGATGAAGGAGAGGATGATGGGGAAGAGGAAAGGACTGAAAACAAGAATGGAGCCCA TGAGTCAAGGGAGCTGCAGAGATCCAAAGATGGACCTGCACTTGTTTCACGTTCTCGTGCATCTGATAGTGGAGGGGATTCGCGCCACACCCCTCCTTCCAGTGCTGATGACGGCTCTGTGCCCCCCTCCAGCAAGCCAGCCTGGGCCGAGGAGGGAGAAAGTAGCTGGGGCAGTCAAACAAACACGGGATCATATCAG GATCGGCCTTCGAATCAGCCTGCGATCTCCGGCCCCACCCTGGCCCCACAGAAGCCCAGCAGTGCCCAAGCACAGCAGCAGACGGGGACTGTGCCCGGTGGGCAGACTCCTCCTCCATCCAGTGCCTTGCACCCCCAGCAACAGGGCGAGGATGAGGACGAGACTTGGCGACAGCGAAGGAAGCAGTCATCGTCAGAGATTTCTGCAGCAGTAGAGCGTGCTCGACGGCGCCGTGAAGAGGAGGAGAGGAGGATGCAGGAGGAGCGACGTGCTGCCTGTGCAGAAAAGCTGAAGAGACTTGATGAAAAACAGCAGCAGCACCAGATCATAAAACCAAACTCTCCTTGTGATGTTCCTGCCAACAGTCCAAGTCCTTCCTTGTCTGCACCTGCCTCATCCCCAAATGTCAGTCAGCCATCGTCCCCCTGTGTGGACCCAGAAGAACCTCCCTTGTTATCCACTCAGACAGGTGGTGCAACATTAGGGTTTAACATACATAACAGACAGAGGGCTGGCAGCAACAGCAGCCATGATTCCATCACAG AGTCTCAACAGACTCTACAGCCTCAAGCCACCCAGCATCAGCAAACCCCTGATATCCCAGTGCCTGGGGATGGCAAAGAGGAACCTGTAGTGGTTGGACCACACATCCGCAACAGTAGAGGTGCTGATGATTCCTTGAAGGTGGAGAGTGTTGGTGGAACAGGGCGGCAGGGAAGTGGTCCACCTGGGCAAGGCTTTTCCAAGTACCAAAAATCACTTCCCCCTCGTTTTCAGAGGCAACAGCAG GAGCAACTTCTCAAGCAACAACAGCAGTGGCAACAGCAGCATAACCAGGTTGCCCAAAATCAGCTTCAGCCTCAGAATCAGCAAGGCCCCTCTCCTGGGATCACTCCACAACCTGGCCCCAAACAGCCAACCCTTTACCCCCCTGGCTCAATGGGACGTCCACCACCTTTGCCCATGAACTTTGATCCTCGCTGGATGATGATGTCTTACATGGCCCCTGGTTTGATGCAGGGACGTCCTCCAAACATGGATTACTACCCTCCCACCATGCATCCCTCTG GGATGATGAGTCGGGAACGTTCTGATTCAGGTGGCTCTGGCTCAGACCCCTTTGATAGGCAGCAGCATGGTCCCCCTCATCCTCATCGTGGTACACCCCCCATGGATCCTAAACTAGCATGGGGACCAGATGTTTTTCCAGGGGGCACTGAGGGCCGTGGTCTAAGCTCCCCATTGCGGCAAAAAGCTGTAGAAGAGGAGGATGTTTGCAAAGGTCAAAG aagCGACACTCCTCCGGTGCGTTTGCGAGAGGGAGGAACAACTCCTATTCAGCCGTCGAGTGTGGCTCCCAGCTCTCCATCTGGCTCATCCAACCAAACCCCACCCCCTCTGGGAATTCAGGTTGGGAGCCAGAGTGCTAGCCATCATACTCACCATCAGCCCTTCATGGGTGGACGAGGAGGTTATGGCAACTACCCTGACAATGGATCCAGAATGGGCTCCCACCTGCAGCAAAGGGCAAGCAGTGGAGGGACACTGCATGGTTTTGGCCATCAGGAGGGAGGTCAGCAGAGCCAGATCTGGGGGACTCCTCATCCCCATTATGACCGTAATGGCCGTACTGATCATTCAGCCTTAGAGAACAACTCGCATCTCCAACACCATGGTCCACCCGCTCACCCTTCACATTTCTCTTCTCATCATCATAAACAAGAGAATGGCAGGGAGAGAGAAAAGGCAGGGGAGGCAAAAAAGAGTGACCCTTCACCTCCACTCCATCCCCTCTCATCTTCCTGCTCATCTTCATCGTCATCTTCCTCAGCTAGAGAAGATGCCAGTGGAAAGCAATCCCAACATAATCAAACCCCACCCCAGTATGAGCACGACACTGGGTCTGCTCATGCTCCTGCAAGGAAACAGGACAAAATGGGAAATATGCACAGTCAGCCCCCGCAGCAGCACCACCACCCTAAAACCAACTCTCGCAGCCGTGAACACAAAACTGAGACTCAGTGGGGCCCAAGGCCTGGAAGTAGTAATGTGACTGGTGGCACAAACCATAACAGAAAGACAGGCTCTGGAATGAGTGGGAATATTGATGAACCCACAATTCAGGTGGCTGAGAGCAAATCCTCTACTCAGTCTGGAGATGGATTCACAGTAAAGCGTGCAGGTCCTATTAAGCGACCAGTGCTTAAAGATATGAAAAGAGAAGGTGGTGAAGAAGCAGGAGAAAAGACCACTGGAGGATCAGGTAAAGAGAAAGAACAAGATGTTAGCCAGATCACAACCAAACAAGAATCTGGAGCTCAGGCCTCCTCAGTACCCAGTGGAAAAGATGATGCAGTTGGATCAAACAAACCCAGAACTGGAGGAAAGGAGCGAGGTAACACCGGGGGTACAGGTAAAGGGTCAAAAAATGGAGAAAACTCTGCCCAAAGTTCTGGCTATTCAGCTTCTCAATCTAAAAAGGATAGAGAGCGATCTTCAGAGAGAGGAAGCACAACTTACCATGCATCCTCATCCAGAGGAGGCCGATCAAGTCGTGGTAGAGGAGAGTTCTATGGCCGAGGCAGAGGCTACAGGGGCGCTTACAATGGTAATGCAGGTGGTGGTATTAGCCGTGGCAAAGCAGGTGGCAGAAACAGCAGGGACTATAGGTCAGTTGCAAACAGTGGCTACCACCATGGAACTCAAGAATTCAAGCGGGAGGCATCCTCTGGCAGTGGTAGACATGGACACGGAGGTTCTCAGCCAAATCCAGGGCGTGCTAGAAACCGTAGTGAGACCCGAAGTGAAGGCTCTGAATATGAAGAGGTGCCAAAAAGGAGGCGTCAAAGGGGATCTGAAACAGGCAGTGAGAGTGCTGGTAGTGACCTTCCTCATTCTGACAAAGAAGACCGTAAGTCTAATACCAAGACTGGCACCGGAGTAGAAAACCCTGCCACAGGCACATCCTCTTCAGTCCCAACAAGAAACTCCCAAACTAGAGTCTTCACACCAAGGGGTGTGCCATCAAGACGTGGCAGAGGAGGAGGCGGGGCTGGAGGAGGTATGCATAGAAGTGGAGGTGGTTCTGGAGCATCTGGTGCACATAGGTCTGGACCTGGCTCTTCTTCTTCTCATGGCTGGTCTGCAAAGTCTGCCTCTGTGCGGAAACAACAGACATCTTCACAGCCATCCCCTCCTAAAGATTCAGGTCGTGGAGCGAATGGTGAAAAGAAGAAGGCTCCTGACCTGAATCAGTTTCAGAGTCAAACTGTAAATCCCTCGGCACCCAATCCCACTGTGCCTACAACCGTCCAACAGGTGTCCACTGAAAATGGAAACGTTGGGGCTCCAAGTAATGTCCCATTGAATTCCACTGGCTCTGTTGCCCAGACACATGCTGGAAGAATGGAAGAAGATGGAAGAGGTTTCCCCAACAGAGGATTTGAGCGCCCACCTCGTCGTAGGCGGCATGGACGATCCCAACATCAGCAGGACAAGCCTCCCCGATTCCGCAGGCTGAAGCAGGAGCGAGAGAATGCAGCCCGGATCAATGGAGGAAGTGGAATTATTGAAGTCAATGCGGGACATCAGCAGCCTGCTGCACCATTGCAAAATTCCCTGCAAGAAACAAATAGCGCTCCTAGTGCACCTGCCACAGCTGTTGCAAATGCAAACCACAGTGTCTCAGCGtcatctaataataataataatagcggTCACACTGGGGGTGgaaatcaacattttaataGTCACCACCACAACCACCACCATCACTACCAGGGCAACTCCCAGTCCCACCCTCAGCACCATCATAACCATAACCCTGCAGGGGGGGCTAAATCTCCAGATGTCTCTAACCAGAACTCTGACCAGGCAAATGAGGAATGGGAAACAGCCTCTGAAAGCAGTGATTTCACTGAAAGAGAGGGTGGAGGTGGTAAATCCTATTCCTCCCAccatcaccaccaccaccatcatCATCCGTCGGGAAGAGGTGGTGGAGGCGGAGGTGGCGAAAGAGAGATGACGGCTAAAGAATTGGCCACCAACAAGAGAAGCTTCTCTAGTCAGCGCCCTGGAATGGAGAGGCAGAACAGAAGAGTAAATACCGGTGGCGGTGGAGGAAGAGGTCCCAGGGGTCCACCCAGCGGCGGTGGGGCTATGGGTGGACCAGGCAATGCTGGGGCCAATCGTGGTGAGAGGCGTGGCAACTGGCCATCTCCTAAGAACAGgaagtga